From Erigeron canadensis isolate Cc75 chromosome 8, C_canadensis_v1, whole genome shotgun sequence, one genomic window encodes:
- the LOC122610388 gene encoding uncharacterized protein LOC122610388: MSERTYQWDSSLDVIVEENWEHIIKKGYSDMMSTVRDDAVKMARKAGVNVRDLTNVKPFYPEWIDEKFFAKVIDDVWNTSEWKNVSESSKGNRATLIEGQMSRHSSGSLSFDHHQLRMEKEKGDPVPEVDVYKETHTKTLKALEKAAGAPTEYTTLWSGMVLEKYLELATERFGSERDTHPKRIYRELWEQASGGIKKGTLFGISNEKRSLTTSWAAGLSGPNMGGTSNELLVKVNNSPVLSKRFVLANG, from the exons ATGAGTGAA CGAACATATCAATGGGATTCAAGTTTAGACGTTATTGTTGAAGAAAATTGGGAGCATATCATCAAGAAGGGATACTCTGATATGATGTCCACAGTTCGAGATGATGCTGTTAAAATGGCGAGAAAAGCGGGTGTGAATGTTCGAGATTTGACTAATGTTAAGCCTTTTTATCCGGAGTGGATTGATGAAAAATTTTTTGCAAAAGTGATTGACGATGTATGGAATACAAGTGAGTGGAAAAATGTCTCAGAATCAAGCAAAGGCAATAGAGCCACATTAATAGAAGGGCAGATGTCTAGACATTCAAGTGGATCACTTAGCTTTGATCATCATCAATTGAGAATG GAGAAGGAAAAAGGTGACCCGGTTCCCGAGGTAGATGTTTACAAAGAGACCCACACTAAGACACTTAAGGCATTAGAGAAGGCTGCAGGTGCACCTACTGAGTATACTACCTTGTGGTCGGGGATGGTGCTG GAAAAATACTTAGAACTTGCAACAGAGAGGTTTGGGTCAGAGCGTGATACTCATCCAAAACGTATCTATAGAGAGTTATGGGAGCAGGCTAGTGGAGGGATCAAGAAGGGAACATTGTTTGGGATATCCAATGAAAAGAGGTCACTGACAACATCATGGGCTGCTGGACTTTCTGGTCCAAACATGGGTGGGACATCTAATGAG TTACTAGTGAAAGTCAATAACAGTCCAGTTCTCAGTAAACGATTTGTTCTGGCCAATGGATAA
- the LOC122610389 gene encoding uncharacterized protein LOC122610389 — protein MNAVFNPKAISAYLNVIFDKEENQSQAASSSSAPKLTRRVINRGHLGAAKLLYDHYFAPNCTYPPDMFRRRFRIQKEMFIRIARDIHSFNNVQPLPKHFQFFHKGATDASGRPGFNIFQKRTFAIRQLAYSYKADALDEYLQMAQDTGYPCLDAFYKYVIHLYQHEYLRRPTETDIERLSTKHEQVHGFPGMLGSIDCMHCGWRNCLVAWQGQLHARRQEAPTIMLEAVASYDLWIWDLKVEFSVNGHRFGKGYYLTDGIYPEWVTLVKSFKCPKDPKTTKFKRYQEAARKDVERAFGVLQGHWQIVEQQARAYSVNKIKRIMLCCVILHNMIVEDNGRACNHIV, from the exons ATGAATGCAGTTTTCAATCCCAAGGCAATCAGCGCTTATCTTAACGTTATCTTTGACAAAGAAGAAAACCAGAGCCAAGCAGCTTCAAGTTCTTCAGCACCCAAGTTGACTAGAAGGGTGATCAATCGAGGTCACCTTGGTGCTGCAAAACTTTTATACGATCATTACTTTGCGCCTAACTGCACTTACCCACCAGACATGTTTCGTAGAAGGTTTAGAATTCAAAAGGAAATGTTTATCCGCATAGCGCGAGATATACACTCCTTTAACAACGTTCAACCGCTACCGAAGCACTTTCAGTTTTTCCACAAAGGGGCGACGGATGCTTCTGGTCGTCCCGGTtttaacattttccagaaaCGCACTTTTGCAATACGCCAGTTAGCGTATAGCTATAAGGCTGATGCTTTGGACGAGTACTTGCAAATGGCACAAGATACGGGGTACCCGTGTTTAGACGCTTTCTACAAGTATGTGATACACCTGTATCAACACGAGTACTTGAGAAGGCCAACAGAAACAGATATTGAGCGGTTAAGTACTAAACATGAGCAGGTTCATGGTTTTCCAGGTATGCTTGGTAGCATAGATTGCATGCATTGTGGGTGGAGGAACTGTCTGGTGGCATGGCAAGGGCAGTTACACGCGAGGCGACAGGAGGCACCCACAATCATGCTTGAAGCagttgcttcatatgatttgtggatctG GGATCTTAAAGTAGAGTTTTCGGTGAATGGACACCGGTTTGGAAAGGGATATTACCTAACAGATGGTATTTATCCTGAATGGGTCACTCTTGTGAAGTCTTTCAAGTGCCCAAAGGACCCAAAAACCACCAAGTTCAAGAGATACCAAGAAGCTGCAAGGAAGGATGTCGAGCGAGCATTCGGGGTTCTTCAAGGTCATTGGCAAATTGTTGAGCAACAAGCCCGGGCCTACAGTGTGAACAAGATAAAACGTATCATGTTATGTTGTGTGATTCTGCACAACATGATCGTTGAAGATAACGGGCGCGCATGCAATCACATCGTTTGA